AAAGAAGCTGCTGTAACGAAAATCTGGACACGAACCCCACCTATGTTTTTATAATAACATATTTACGCGATGGTACTAAAGTATCCTTAAACAGAGGTTACGGCCCTCCTGGAAATCCCGCTATTTCAGGGCATTATGGCGGGTTTCAAAGGCTTTCCGTCATCTCCGCGGCGAGCGCACGCACGTCGGCAACATAGCGCCGCAGGCGATCGGCATTGTCCGGCAGGTCCGGCCGCTCCGCCGCCCAGCCGATATAGGTGAGCGCCCGCAGCAGCAGGAATAATGGCAGATGCGCGAACGCCGTCTGGGCCTGCGGACGGACACCGGCATAACCTTCCAGCAATGCGCTGCGGAACAGCGGATAGTCCGGCTCCCGCCGGTTGCGCAGCAGCGTCGTCGCAAGATCGAACAGGCGGAAGCCGAAGCCACAATCGTCGAAATCGATGAAGGCGACCGCACCCTTTCGCACGAAAATGTTCTCCCGCACGATATCCGCGTGGATCAACCCGTAGTCGAGCCCCGGCGTGGCCGCCGCGAGCCGGGTTGAAAGCGTCGTCCGCAATGCCGTCAGATAGGCCCGGTCTTCGGCCGGCAGCGCCGGACAATCCCAGAACCGGCCCCAGAACGGCGCCTCGCCGAGCAGGCCCGCCGTATCCCAGGCCGGCCGCTCGAAACCGACCGGCTGCTGGAAGGCGTCGGCCGCACCGTGCAGCAACGCCATTTCGCGGCCCACCGCGCGGAAAATGCCCGGCAGGTCACGTCCCTCGGACACCAGGGGCGTTCCGGTCTCGCCGAGCGGCTCACCGTCCACCCAGCAGATGAGATCGGCATGGAACGGCCCCT
This genomic stretch from Roseateles sp. XES5 harbors:
- a CDS encoding phosphotransferase enzyme family protein, whose amino-acid sequence is MEGIVETLTDRAIAAIAHWDLPEQVPELIKYRENAVFKVRLAWGEPAALRLHRPAYHSGAALASELAFMASLRDRGLAVPQPIPARNGDLLVAFGEGPFHADLICWVDGEPLGETGTPLVSEGRDLPGIFRAVGREMALLHGAADAFQQPVGFERPAWDTAGLLGEAPFWGRFWDCPALPAEDRAYLTALRTTLSTRLAAATPGLDYGLIHADIVRENIFVRKGAVAFIDFDDCGFGFRLFDLATTLLRNRREPDYPLFRSALLEGYAGVRPQAQTAFAHLPLFLLLRALTYIGWAAERPDLPDNADRLRRYVADVRALAAEMTESL